In Macrobrachium rosenbergii isolate ZJJX-2024 chromosome 19, ASM4041242v1, whole genome shotgun sequence, the following are encoded in one genomic region:
- the LOC136848646 gene encoding uncharacterized protein isoform X2, translating to MRTLLSTGFVIFACICPLVKPQLPGPSTSSNTHSSTPGPTTPVVTTPEVNEAENTSVEPHEPESATETPSSNNEASPSLPEAEVPHTPPPRVDNEAESDNIHNVTSTSSPHTATPSANEGGEEVTETTLSPTPGTTVSSVLTTELITTTPDENLHETSPAVPEEPITTTSSTSPATTQQEDALTTTDAPLAVTESSTHSVVEISTEGSEIPASSEPPVTITVQETSTIATTEEAEGPTQEPEGTTQTSPSTTLPPATTTVGGDNSSKTGDTTESTEGSAETVTTTTPETTKTSESAENSMGGCLSKADVNTILIIAIVVGVNVLSVVVTAICVHRLVSRRLSWDPPPMHYSKKSSPTEARGRSSPSRPSHRRNQSRNRH from the exons ATGAGGACGTTACTAAGTACAG gTTTTGTTATATTCGCATGCATCTGCCCACTCGTTAAGCCACAGTTACCTGGGCCTTCCACTAGCAGTAACACTCACAGTTCAACGCCAGGTCCAACAACCCCAGTGGTAACCACCCCAGAAGTTAATGAAGCTGAAAATACTTCAGTTGAACCTCATGAGCCAGAATCTGCAACCGAAACACCATCTAGCAATAATGAAGCCAGCCCATCCTTACCAGAGGCGGAAGTTCCTCACACCCCACCTCCAAGAGTAGACAACGAGGCTGAAAGTGATAACATACATAATGTGACTAGCACCAGCTCCCCGCACACTGCTACTCCTTCAGCCAATGAAGGTGGCGAAGAGGTTACAGAAACGACCCTCTCTCCGACCCCAGGCACAACCGTGTCTTCGGTTCTTACTACAGAACTCATTACAACGACCCCAGATGAGAACCTACATGAAACCAGCCCAGCAGTCCCTGAAGAACCAATAACAACTACTTCATCTACAAGTCCCGCAACCACACAGCAGGAGGATGCACTCACCACCACTGATGCTCCATTGGCAGTCACTGAGAGTTCCACTCATTCAGTCGTGGAAATTTCAACTGAGGGCAGTGAAATTCCTGCTTCTTCAGAACCGCCTGTGACCATCACAGTACAGGAAACATCGACTATAGCAACAACTGAGGAAGCTGAaggtcccacacaagaaccagaAGGCACAACGCAGACGTCGCCATCCACTACTTTACCACCAGCAACAACGACTGTGGGGGGGGACAACAGTTCAAAAACTGGTGACACGACTGAATCAACAGAAGGATCTGCGGAAACAGTGACAACCACGACACCTGAGACAACCAAGACAAGTGAGAGCGCTGAAAACAGTATGGGCGGCTGCCTCAGCAAAGCAGAC GTTAACACAATATTGATCATTGCCATCGTAGTTGGGGTAAACGTACTATCTGTGGTTGTGACAGCAATCTGTGTGCATAGACTGGTATCTCGCAGATTATCTTGGGATCCACCTCCAATGCATTACAGCAAGAAG TCTTCCCCAACAGAAGCCCGCGGGAGGTCATCCCCTAGCCGCCCCTCGCACCGCCGGAATCAATCTCGCAACCGACACTGA
- the LOC136848646 gene encoding uncharacterized protein isoform X1 codes for MRTLLSTGFVIFACICPLVKPQLPGPSTSSNTHSSTPGPTTPVVTTPEVNEAENTSVEPHEPESATETPSSNNEASPSLPEAEVPHTPPPRVDNEAESDNIHNVTSTSSPHTATPSANEGGEEVTETTLSPTPGTTVSSVLTTELITTTPDENLHETSPAVPEEPITTTSSTSPATTQQEDALTTTDAPLAVTESSTHSVVEISTEGSEIPASSEPPVTITVQETSTIATTEEAEGPTQEPEGTTQTSPSTTLPPATTTVGGDNSSKTGDTTESTEGSAETVTTTTPETTKTSESAENSMGGCLSKADVNTILIIAIVVGVNVLSVVVTAICVHRLVSRRLSWDPPPMHYSKKKPAGGHPLAAPRTAGINLATDTECRAGENPATQIPIVITNEDGWCVPYSDQDKKKKNASEKKTEDTGV; via the exons ATGAGGACGTTACTAAGTACAG gTTTTGTTATATTCGCATGCATCTGCCCACTCGTTAAGCCACAGTTACCTGGGCCTTCCACTAGCAGTAACACTCACAGTTCAACGCCAGGTCCAACAACCCCAGTGGTAACCACCCCAGAAGTTAATGAAGCTGAAAATACTTCAGTTGAACCTCATGAGCCAGAATCTGCAACCGAAACACCATCTAGCAATAATGAAGCCAGCCCATCCTTACCAGAGGCGGAAGTTCCTCACACCCCACCTCCAAGAGTAGACAACGAGGCTGAAAGTGATAACATACATAATGTGACTAGCACCAGCTCCCCGCACACTGCTACTCCTTCAGCCAATGAAGGTGGCGAAGAGGTTACAGAAACGACCCTCTCTCCGACCCCAGGCACAACCGTGTCTTCGGTTCTTACTACAGAACTCATTACAACGACCCCAGATGAGAACCTACATGAAACCAGCCCAGCAGTCCCTGAAGAACCAATAACAACTACTTCATCTACAAGTCCCGCAACCACACAGCAGGAGGATGCACTCACCACCACTGATGCTCCATTGGCAGTCACTGAGAGTTCCACTCATTCAGTCGTGGAAATTTCAACTGAGGGCAGTGAAATTCCTGCTTCTTCAGAACCGCCTGTGACCATCACAGTACAGGAAACATCGACTATAGCAACAACTGAGGAAGCTGAaggtcccacacaagaaccagaAGGCACAACGCAGACGTCGCCATCCACTACTTTACCACCAGCAACAACGACTGTGGGGGGGGACAACAGTTCAAAAACTGGTGACACGACTGAATCAACAGAAGGATCTGCGGAAACAGTGACAACCACGACACCTGAGACAACCAAGACAAGTGAGAGCGCTGAAAACAGTATGGGCGGCTGCCTCAGCAAAGCAGAC GTTAACACAATATTGATCATTGCCATCGTAGTTGGGGTAAACGTACTATCTGTGGTTGTGACAGCAATCTGTGTGCATAGACTGGTATCTCGCAGATTATCTTGGGATCCACCTCCAATGCATTACAGCAAGAAG AAGCCCGCGGGAGGTCATCCCCTAGCCGCCCCTCGCACCGCCGGAATCAATCTCGCAACCGACACTGAATGCAGAGCTGGCGAGAACCCCGCTACCCAGATTCCTATAGTGATCACGAACGAAGACGGCTGGTGCGTCCCGTACAGCGAccaagacaagaagaagaagaacgcctcCGAAAAGAAAACAGAGGACACTGGGGTGTGA